A window of Gimesia sp. genomic DNA:
TTGACGCGAATGTTTTCGCCTGCCCAGGCGACGGCAGTGCTCTGGGTGAAGGAGACGACGCCTGCTTTACTGACTGCATACGCGATTGACATGGGGCGCGGCATCAGTCCGGAGAGGGAACTCATGTTGACGATCCGTCCGAATTTCCGTTGCAGCATGCCCTCCCTGACGCGCCAGGTGACCAGAAATGTTCCTGTCAGGTTTACTTCCAGCATCTGCCGCCATGCCTCTTCGGTTAACTCAGTATGCGGCTCGTAACTGAAGATGCCGGAGTTATTGACCAGCAGTTCCACCTGCCCCCATTCGGCTTCGATCTCGCTGACCATTTTATCGACCTGTTCGCTCGAAGAGACGTCGGCCTGCACGAGCATGCCGGTTCCACCAACGGTCCGAATCTGCTGCAGTGTCTCTTCTGCGTCCTCCTTTCCCTGGCGATAGTTAATGGCGACGCGGGCTCCTTCTTCCGCCAGACGCAGGCAACAGGCCCGCCCGATTCCCCGTGAGCCGCCTGTGACCAGGGCGATACGATTCTCAAATCTTTGCGGGTGGGTGGTGGACGCTGACATGGTTACCTCTGGACTGATTGACTGTGATTTAAGGATAGAAGAAGCCCTGGAGATTGAGTGGGGAACTCAATCGTCCAGCAGCGCAGGCATCAATGGCTTTCCCTGAGCCGTAGGCAGTTCGACACCCAACAGGCG
This region includes:
- a CDS encoding SDR family NAD(P)-dependent oxidoreductase, with protein sequence MSASTTHPQRFENRIALVTGGSRGIGRACCLRLAEEGARVAINYRQGKEDAEETLQQIRTVGGTGMLVQADVSSSEQVDKMVSEIEAEWGQVELLVNNSGIFSYEPHTELTEEAWRQMLEVNLTGTFLVTWRVREGMLQRKFGRIVNMSSLSGLMPRPMSIAYAVSKAGVVSFTQSTAVAWAGENIRVNAIAPGLIDTEILSGVNQDDLDKIIQATPIPRMGKASEVASMVSFLLSEESSFTTGQTVVISGGRCMLP